From a region of the Lactuca sativa cultivar Salinas chromosome 4, Lsat_Salinas_v11, whole genome shotgun sequence genome:
- the LOC111900154 gene encoding probable carboxylesterase 17 — MAPQRTIVDQVSGWLTVYDGGFVDRTWTGPPQFKFMSDPVPPHHNFNNGVATHDLFTHPDADHRVRVYLPEIPDSGKLPIILHFHGGGFCISQADWFMYYNTYTRLSREAGAIVVSTYLRLAPEHRLPAAIDDAYSTLLWLQDLADEKVHEPWLSSKGDFNRVFLIGDSSGGNIVHQVAKKAAGENLHPLTLAGAIPIHPGFLRSEKSKSELEKPESPFLTLDMLYKFLKLGLPMGSTRDHPITCPMGEVLQGVDLPPYLLCVAEEDLVIDTEMEFYEEMKKAGKKVELLVSNGVGHSFYLNKIAIDVDPKTSVETHKLIQGISDFIRNH, encoded by the coding sequence atggctCCTCAAAGAACAATCGTCGACCAGGTTTCTGGCTGGCTCACTGTCTACGACGGCGGTTTTGTTGATCGGACATGGACAGGACCACCACAATTCAAGTTCATGTCTGATCCAGTCCCGCCACACCACAATTTCAACAATGGCGTTGCAACCCATGATCTGTTCACTCATCCAGATGCCGATCATCGCGTCAGGGTTTATCTCCCGGAGATACCCGACTCCGGAAAGCTTCCCATAATCCTACACTTTCATGGTGGAGGATTTTGCATCAGCCAGGCTGATTGGTTTATGTATTATAATACCTACACTCGTCTTTCACGTGAAGCTGGAGCCATCGTTGTCAGCACCTACCTTCGTCTTGCACCAGAGCACCGCCTCCCTGCCGCCATAGATGATGCCTACTCCACCCTTCTCTGGCTCCAAGATTTGGCCGATGAAAAAGTACACGAACCATGGCTGTCTTCTAAGGGAGACTTCAATCGTGTCTTCCTCATTGGAGACAGCTCCGGCGGGAACATTGTCCATCAGGTGGCCAAAAAGGCAGCCGGAGAAAACCTCCATCCACTTACACTCGCCGGAGCAATCCCCATCCACCCGGGGTTTCTCCGGTCAGAGAAAAGCAAGTCGGAGTTGGAAAAACCCGAGTCTCCGTTTCTGACTCTGGACATGTTGTATAAGTTTCTGAAACTGGGGTTGCCGATGGGAAGCACCAGAGACCACCCGATAACATGTCCGATGGGAGAGGTGCTGCAGGGAGTGGATTTGCCGCCGTATCTTCTGTGTGTGGCGGAGGAGGACTTGGTGATAGATACGGAGATGGAGTTTTACGAAGAGATGAAGAAAGCTGGGAAAAAGGTTGAGTTGTTGGTCAGTAATGGAGTTGGACACAGCTTTTATCTGAATAAGATCGCTATAGACGTGGACCCAAAAACCTCTGTGGAGACTCATAAATTGATCCAAGGAATCTCCGACTTCATTCGAAACCACTAA